A portion of the Salmo trutta chromosome 1, fSalTru1.1, whole genome shotgun sequence genome contains these proteins:
- the LOC115194772 gene encoding 5'-3' exoribonuclease 2: MGVPAFFRWLSRKYSTIVVHCTEERSKECNGVRIPVDTSKPNPNEVEFDNLYLDMNGIIHPCTHPEDKAAPKNEDEMMVAIFEYMDRLFNIVRPRRVLYMAIDGVAPRAKMNQQRSRRFRASKEGVELVEEKSRIREEILGRGGYLPPDEIKERFDSNCITPGTEFMDNLAKCLRYYIADRLSNDPGWRNITVILSDASVPGEGEHKIMDYIRRQRAQPHHDPNTHHCLCGADADLIMLGLATHEPNFTIIREEFKPNQPRPCAMCGQKGHELKDCQGVAREKQGEHDEFADAMPASEQEFIFIRLCVLREYLERELTMASLPFPFDFERTVDDWVFMCFFVGNDFLPHLPSLEIREGAIDRLVGIYKDVVHKTGGYITENGFVKLESVELIMQAIGVAEDNIFKKRKEDDEGFKRRNKEKKKRMKAQQQGPSFLTSGQFAPQALGGRGRPEVVQNARHQAFDMRMQGRDQHNRAGTSDGQDGRGVKRKAEDSDSEPDPEDNVRLWEDGWKQRYYKTKFDVDATDDDFRKKVVMSYVEGLCWVLRYYYQGCASWKWYFPFHYAPFASDFKGIKGMFTDFELGTKPFKPLEQLMGVFPAASGNFLPETWRSLMSNPESSIIDFYPDDFAIDLNGKKYAWQGVALLPFVDERRLRAALAEVYPNLSPEENKRNSLGSDMLFVGKSHSICDFIQELYRGESHEGTEMPAELCHGIQGTLNLDGDPILPDKPVESPIPMLRDIAQNSAIGVKYKDPQFGETFVFKAVILHGAKIPAKVLKPGDWERGNRGRGNWRPQLGFNSNRQQVHLDQSAFRALGHSVNRQQQGGGQYSNAPPPGNYHQGNYSRPPHSGGGHFSHSRQQGLLGAPPPFNPNPVQQYPRQQYSSGGGHGWDRSMQSQGAAYQQNMQRGGHGGGQGQGGYHQQRGQDDRRGDRRDDRGGQPGYSSGRNYPLPPPARRYNWS; encoded by the exons ATGGGAGTCCCCGCCTTTTTTCGTTGGTTGAGTCGGAAATATTCTACGATTGTTGTCCATTGTACTGAGGAGAGG TCCAAGGAATGCAACGGTGTACGGATTCCTGTTGATACCAGTAAACCGAATCCAAATGAAGTGGAGTTTGACAATTTGTACTTGGACATGAATGGGATCATTCACCCCTGTACACATCCTGAAGACAA GGCTGCACCCAAAAATGAAGATGAAATGATGGTTGCCATCTTTGAATACATGGATCGGCTCTTCAACATTGTGCGGCCCAGAAGGGTTCTTTACATGGCTATTGATGGAGTG GCCCCTCGTGCCAAAATGAACCAGCAGCGGTCCAGGCGATTCCGCGCCTCCAAGGAAGGTGTGGAACTGGTTGAGGAGAAATCCCGCATCCGAGAGGAGATCCTCGGGAGAG GAGGGTATCTTCCACCTGATGAGATCAAGGAGAGATTTGACAGTAACTGTATCACCCCA GGCACAGAGTTCATGGACAACCTTGCAAAGTGTCTCCGTTACTACATTGCAGACAGACTCAGTAATGACCCTGGATGGCGTAACATTACA GTCATATTGTCTGACGCCAGTGTCCCTGGTGAGGGGGAGCATAAGATCATGGACTATATCAGGCGACAGAGAG CTCAGCCTCACCATGACcccaacacacaccactgtcTTTGTGGAGCGGACG CTGACCTTATCATGCTGGGCCTTGCCACTCACGAGCCCAATTTCACCATCATCCGAGAGGAGTTCAAGCCCAACCAGCCCAGGCCCTGTGCTATGTGTGGACAGAAAGGCCATGAGCTCAAGGACTGCCAGGGAGTGgccagggagaaacagggagag CATGATGAGTTTGCAGACGCTATGCCGGCTTCTGAACAGGAGTTCATATTCATCAGGCTGTGCGTTTTGCGTGAG TACCTGGAGCGAGAGTTGACAATGGCCAGTCTGCCCTTTCCCTTTGACTTTGAGAGGACTGTCGACGACTGGGTCTTCATGTGCTTCTTCGTTGGCAATGATTTCCTGCCTCACTTACCGTCCTTAGAGATTAG AGAGGGTGCGATAGATCGACTGGTGGGCATCTACAAAGATGTTGTGCACAAGACTGGG GGTTACATCACAGAGAATGGCTTTGTCAAGTTGGAGAGTGTTGAGTTGATCATGCAGGCTATCGGTGTGGCTGAGGACAACATCTTCAAGAAGCGCAAAGAGGATGAT GAGGGATTCAAGCGAAGGAATAAGGAGAAAAAGAAGCGGATGAAG GCTCAGCAGCAGGGCCCATCCTTCCTGACCAGCGGTCAGTTTGCCCCCCAGGCCCTTGGCGGCAGAGGCAGACCTGAGGTGGTTCAGAATGCCCGGCACCAAGCCTTCGATATGAGGATGCAGGGCAGGGACCAGCACAACAGG GCAGGGACCAGTGATGGGCAGGATGGCCGGGGTGTGAAGCGGAAAGCCGAGGACAGCGACAGCGAACCAGATCCTGAAGACAATGTCAG GTTGTGGGAGGATGGCTGGAAGCAGCGATACTACAAGACCAAGTTTGACGTTGACGCGACTGACGATGATTTTCGCAAAAAGGTGGTCATGTCCTACGTGGAGGGTCTCTGCTGGGTCCTGAGATACTACTACCAG GGGTGCGCGTCCTGGAAGTGGTACTTCCCGTTCCACTACGCCCCGTTCGCCTCAGACTTCAAAGGCATCAAAGGCATGTTCACCGACTTCGAGCTTGGGACCAAGCCG TTCAAGCCCCTGGAGCAGCTGATGGGCGTTTTCCCTGCCGCCAGTGGAAACTTCCTGCCCGAAACGTGGCGCTCACTCATGAGCAACCCA GAGTCCTCAATCATTGACTTCTACCCTGACGACTTTGCCATTGACTTGAATGGAAAGAAGTATGCTTGGCAAG GCGTTGCATTGCTGCCCTTCGTGGATGAGCGCCGGCTCAGGGCAGCCCTGGCTGAAGTCTACCCAAACCTCTCTCCAGAGGAAA ACAAGAGGAACAGCCTTGGCAGTGATATGCTGTTTGTGGGGAAGTCCCATTCTATCTGTGACTTCATCCAGGAACTGTACCGTGGAGAATCTCACGAG GGTACCGAGATGCCGGCGGAACTGTGCCATGGAATTCAAGGTACATTAAATCTTGACGGAGACCCTATCCTACCAGATAA ACCAGTGGAGTCTCCCATCCCCATGCTACGGGACATTGCACAGAACAGTGCCATTGG AGTGAAATATAAGGACCCACAGTTTGGAGAGACCTTTGTGTTCAAGGCTGTCATTCTTCATGGAGCAAA GATTCCTGCCAAGGTGCTGAAGCCTGGAGACTGGGAGAGGGGTAACCGTGGTAGGGGTAACTGGAGGCCCCAACTGGGCTTCAACTCCAACCGGCAGCAGGTCCATCTGGACCAGTCAGCCTTCAGGGCCCTGGG TCACAGCGTTAACCGACAGCAGCAGGGAGGCGGGCAGTACAGCAACGCTCCACCCCCTGGCAACTACCACCAGGGGAACTACAGCAGGCCCCCCCACAGTGGTGGTGGTCACTTCTCAC ATTCCAGGCAGCAGGGTCTTCTAGGGGCACCTCCCCCattcaaccctaaccctgtacaGCAATATCCAAG GCAGCagtatagtagtggtggtgggcaCGGCTGGGACCGGTCGATGCAGTCCCAGGGAGCTGCCTACCAGCAGAACATGCAGAGAGGAGGCCACGGAGGGGGGCAGGGTCAGGGTGGCTACCACCAGCAACGTGGTCAGGATGACCGTAGAGGAGACCGCAGAGATGACCGTGGAGGACAACCG GGATACAGCTCTGGACGGAATTACCCCTTGCCACCCCCAGCAAGAAGATACAATTGGAGTTAA
- the LOC115194780 gene encoding homeobox protein Nkx-2.4-like, whose amino-acid sequence MSLSPKHSTPFSVTDILSPIEETYRKFGGMDSTGNLASSLGAYRQTQVSQPGIQQHSMCHNTGVASTYHMPHSVSQFSSAIGGYCNGSIGNMGDLPSYQDTMRNGAASTAWYSANAETRYPTISRFMGASTGMNMTGMGTLAGMDATKSMVTLHSAPRRKRRVLFSQAQVYELERRFKQQKYLSAPEREHLASMIHLTPTQVKIWFQNHRYKMKRQAKDKANQQIQQENGSVCPQQQSPRRVAVPVLVKDGKPCQNGSSIPTSGHQQVQQNVSGGAMAASGSAVVNHHNQQVNNPLSEELEEMSPSSPILHSQINMAQTDAALIEYTNNMVSSNLLYGRTW is encoded by the exons ATGTCCTTGAGCCCAAAGCACTCAACTCCTTTCTCAGTGACAGATATTTTAAGCCCGATCGAGGAGACCTACAGAAAGTTTGGAGGCATGGACAGTACAGGGAACCTCGCGTCTTCGCTGGGCGCATACCGACAAACTCAGGTGTCTCAACCGGGCATCCAGCAGCACTCCATGTGCCATAACACCGGGGTGGCGAGCACCTATCACATGCCACACAGCGTCTCCCAATTTTCCAGTGCCATAGGAGGCTACTGTAATGGGAGCATCGGGAATATGGGAGACCTCCCGTCTTACCAAGACACAATGAGGAACGGCGCAGCATCAACTGCATGGTATAGCGCAAACGCCGAAACCCGCTACCCAACAA TTTCTAGATTCATGGGGGCTTCCACTGGGATGAACATGACCGGCATGGGGACGTTGGCAGGGATGGATGCCACCAAATCCATGGTCACCTTACACTCTGCGCCCAGGAGAAAACGACGGGTGCTGTTCTCTCAGGCCCAGGTGTACGAGCTGGAGAGGCGCTTTAAGCAGCAGAAATACCTGTCGGCACCCGAGAGAGAACACCTGGCGAGCATGATCCACCTGACGCCGACCCAGGTAAAAATTTGGTTTCAGAACCACAGGTACAAAATGAAACGCCAGGCAAAGGACAAAGCGAACCAGCAGATTCAACAGGAGAACGGCAGTGTGTGCCCACAGCAACAGTCACCGCGGCGGGTAGCGGTCCCGGTTCTCGTGAAGGATGGCAAACCCTGCCAGAACGGGTCAAGCATACCGACGTCTGGGCATCAGCAGGTGCAGCAGAACGTGTCCGGTGGTGCGATGGCGGCATCGGGCAGTGCGGTGGTCAATCACCACAATCAGCAGGTGAATAATCCGTTATCCGAAGAACTGGAGGAAATGTCCCCCAGTTCCCCTATTCTACACAGCCAGATAAACATGGCTCAGACTGACGCGGCTCTCATCGAATACACCAATAACATGGTCAGTTCAAACCTGCTTTATGGCAGAACTTGGTAA